One genomic window of Xanthobacter dioxanivorans includes the following:
- a CDS encoding DUF6361 family protein yields the protein MSSLAWIDFDEAERQRAQRIMALFQERETRDELGLGGIRDSIADHLFPGTSTIQTRLRYMLFIPWLFQMLEGSAAGPDQLATEARALENRLANALKAGGESNGIIGRDAGADLQRLPSSVYWAGLGTWGIRLFPGSTDNLFSSMRHLQRNRPRVRESEDAASEAQALQIWTPALPPRPKDILEAARFRLTPDEAQFIIDRLVAQQPRSLLAFLARTGGGTADCRYIWEHPHLADFPGDARSLVGHGEVFSSVMHGASLLYNLLLSEMREKPDWIEEYQSRLQEWREGLDMPAIRAWSLDSFWQAIDHPAHRIRPAAKRFVTEWLALVRSGDVGEGRLTPAARMVQDRERRLKTSQSRFANRAVRDRWTGASGVERLSFRWAQGRSHLRDLADAQ from the coding sequence ATGTCGTCACTTGCCTGGATTGATTTCGACGAAGCCGAGCGCCAGCGGGCGCAACGGATCATGGCGCTGTTTCAGGAACGCGAGACGCGCGACGAACTCGGCTTGGGCGGCATCCGGGATTCCATTGCTGACCATCTATTCCCCGGGACCAGCACCATCCAGACGCGCTTGCGCTACATGCTCTTCATCCCCTGGCTCTTTCAGATGCTGGAAGGCTCGGCTGCTGGGCCGGATCAGCTCGCGACCGAAGCCCGCGCGCTAGAAAACAGGCTGGCCAACGCGCTCAAGGCAGGCGGAGAATCGAACGGCATCATCGGCCGCGATGCCGGCGCTGATCTTCAAAGGCTCCCCAGCTCCGTCTATTGGGCCGGGCTAGGAACTTGGGGCATCCGTCTCTTTCCGGGCTCGACCGACAATCTCTTCTCCTCCATGCGCCACCTCCAGCGCAACCGGCCGCGGGTCCGCGAAAGTGAAGATGCCGCGTCGGAAGCCCAAGCCCTTCAAATCTGGACGCCCGCGCTGCCGCCCCGGCCCAAAGATATCCTTGAAGCGGCGCGCTTCCGCCTCACGCCTGATGAGGCCCAGTTCATCATTGACCGGCTGGTGGCGCAGCAACCCCGCAGTCTGCTGGCATTTCTCGCCCGTACCGGCGGCGGCACGGCCGACTGCCGCTATATCTGGGAGCATCCACATCTCGCGGATTTCCCAGGTGATGCCCGCTCGCTGGTCGGTCATGGCGAGGTATTTTCGAGCGTGATGCACGGCGCCTCACTCCTCTACAATCTGCTGCTGAGCGAGATGCGGGAGAAGCCTGACTGGATCGAGGAGTATCAATCGCGGCTGCAGGAATGGCGCGAGGGCTTGGATATGCCGGCGATCCGCGCATGGTCGCTCGACAGCTTCTGGCAGGCCATCGATCATCCCGCGCACCGCATCCGGCCTGCCGCAAAGCGCTTCGTCACCGAATGGCTGGCGCTGGTTCGGTCCGGTGACGTTGGCGAAGGCCGTCTGACACCCGCCGCGCGCATGGTGCAGGATCGCGAGCGACGGCTGAAGACCAGCCAGTCGCGGTTCGCCAACCGGGCTGTGCGGGACCGCTGGACCGGCGCGTCGGGCGTTGAGCGGCTGTCGTTCCGCTGGGCGCAGGGCAGATCGCACCTGCGGGATCTCGCCGATGCTCAATAG
- a CDS encoding DEAD/DEAH box helicase, producing the protein MHARTDATAPGQDDLFTEEVSLLLPARMAVEGKVLGSTTRQQAVPSVEAMCRLKPFTVRRVGGFETTLSNGQTLIILSGKTATKLDADLILLVPDAQQPKEIKEALERGEGRWLRPTPLNPALVSVPDMTARLAAVTVSWDDAFHLREGRAAVDGKPAVPGLRRPQIGALHAALAHATRSTEPATIVMPTGTGKTETMLALNARQQFDRLLVVVPTDALREQIAGKFETFGVLKSQACLDASANYPVVTRLAHIPSSVAEVDQIFDTASVIVTTMHIAGRADPQVQEQMAARAAALFIDEAHHIGARTWSEFRGLFVDRKPPIPIVQFTATPFREDGRRVDGEFIYTYPLKKAQEEGYFKPIRFEAVFGLDRPDADLAIAEKLGEVLAEDLAAGLNHLAMARCSTIERAKHLHRLYTETYPEHRPVIVHSQQPLRERRENLEALRRFESRIIVCVDMLGEGFDLPELKIAALHDHHKSIAVTIQFVGRFTRQDPTLGDATVIANTGIDDIDRSLAKLYAEDADWNALVEALSSAKIERQVRRAEMFKAFTGDLDDIPLQTLEPKMNAVVYRTSCESWDPFQAEDLYDPGFYLGMKINPHQRVAIFVTRAEEQARWTTAQHAINVTWDLHMLHWDQTSGLLYISSSAKGPFDRLAKAVCGETARRVEGEDVFRSLHGFKRLILRNLGLTHHQGRGVRYSMYMGVDVADGLDSAKSQSRIKNNVFATGFLDGAPASRGCSAKGKFWSISPVRDLTDWVDWCQDIGRAVNDPGITTDGVFKSAMRPRQISDRPAVPPVAIHWPESLLMQIEDRIEITFGDKPVLFTECDIELLDNARTGPLRFAVRSDDQSAEFEIVFADGGARYPQRSGPKTTIKVGSKIQTLSESFADDAPQIDFGDGSLLIYSHLYALPEGETVQPYPPEKIEVWDWSKTNIRAEAQGVAKRVDSVQRLVIETLLADTEPYDVIFDDDGKGEIADVVALRITDSVVSVTLFHCKYSSAATPGARLNDLYEVCGQAQKSARWRDRPNRMLQHMLKREQMRRDRGLSSRIERGSAAMIKKLKAGWQDHRFEYDVRIVQPGLSRQAIGEEGLHLLAGVETYLLETRAMRLRIIGSN; encoded by the coding sequence ATGCACGCACGAACAGACGCCACCGCTCCCGGGCAGGACGACCTCTTCACCGAGGAGGTGTCGCTGCTCCTCCCGGCGCGAATGGCCGTCGAGGGCAAAGTTTTGGGCAGCACGACGCGCCAGCAGGCGGTGCCGTCAGTAGAAGCCATGTGCCGGCTCAAGCCTTTCACGGTTCGGCGTGTCGGTGGATTTGAGACGACGCTGTCAAACGGCCAGACCCTCATCATACTCAGCGGAAAGACGGCGACTAAGCTGGATGCTGACCTCATCCTGCTCGTACCCGACGCCCAGCAGCCAAAGGAGATCAAGGAAGCGCTGGAGCGTGGAGAAGGGCGTTGGCTCCGTCCCACGCCCCTCAATCCCGCCCTGGTAAGCGTTCCAGATATGACGGCCCGGCTTGCGGCCGTTACCGTGTCCTGGGACGACGCCTTCCATCTACGCGAAGGCCGCGCGGCTGTGGACGGCAAGCCGGCCGTCCCCGGACTGAGGCGACCCCAGATCGGTGCGCTCCACGCGGCCCTCGCGCACGCGACACGCTCGACCGAGCCCGCAACCATCGTCATGCCGACCGGCACGGGCAAGACAGAGACCATGCTGGCTCTGAATGCTCGCCAGCAGTTTGACCGGTTGCTGGTCGTGGTTCCAACCGACGCCCTTCGCGAACAGATCGCCGGGAAATTCGAGACTTTTGGCGTCCTCAAGAGCCAGGCGTGCCTCGACGCATCAGCCAACTATCCCGTGGTGACCCGTCTTGCGCACATCCCCTCGTCTGTTGCGGAGGTCGATCAGATCTTCGACACGGCCAGCGTCATCGTCACCACCATGCACATCGCCGGGCGGGCGGACCCCCAGGTTCAAGAACAGATGGCGGCGCGAGCCGCAGCGCTGTTCATCGATGAGGCCCACCATATCGGCGCTCGGACATGGTCGGAATTTCGCGGTCTCTTCGTCGACCGCAAACCGCCGATCCCGATCGTTCAGTTCACCGCCACCCCGTTTCGCGAGGACGGGCGGCGCGTGGACGGTGAGTTCATCTATACCTACCCCCTGAAGAAAGCGCAGGAAGAAGGCTATTTCAAACCCATCCGGTTCGAGGCCGTCTTCGGACTTGATCGTCCTGACGCCGACCTGGCGATCGCCGAAAAGCTTGGCGAAGTCCTTGCCGAGGATCTCGCGGCTGGCCTCAACCACCTCGCCATGGCGCGTTGCAGTACGATCGAACGCGCAAAGCACTTGCACCGCCTCTACACCGAGACCTATCCGGAACATCGCCCCGTCATCGTCCACAGCCAGCAGCCGCTGCGCGAGAGACGCGAAAATCTTGAGGCGCTTCGACGGTTCGAGAGCCGGATCATCGTCTGTGTCGACATGCTGGGTGAAGGATTCGATCTTCCCGAGCTGAAAATCGCGGCTCTGCACGACCACCACAAGAGCATCGCGGTCACGATCCAGTTTGTTGGCCGCTTCACCCGACAAGACCCGACCTTGGGTGATGCGACCGTCATCGCCAACACCGGCATCGATGACATCGATCGATCGCTGGCGAAGCTCTATGCCGAAGACGCCGATTGGAACGCGCTCGTCGAAGCGCTGAGCTCGGCCAAGATCGAGCGCCAGGTCCGGCGTGCCGAGATGTTTAAGGCCTTCACCGGCGATCTCGACGATATCCCGTTGCAAACCCTCGAGCCGAAGATGAACGCGGTCGTGTACCGGACCTCGTGCGAGAGCTGGGATCCCTTCCAAGCCGAAGATCTCTACGACCCCGGCTTCTACCTCGGCATGAAAATCAATCCGCACCAGCGCGTGGCCATCTTCGTCACCCGGGCGGAAGAACAGGCCCGCTGGACGACGGCGCAGCACGCCATCAACGTGACGTGGGACCTGCATATGCTGCATTGGGACCAGACAAGCGGCCTGCTGTATATCAGCAGCTCGGCCAAGGGGCCGTTCGACCGCCTGGCCAAGGCCGTTTGCGGCGAGACGGCCCGCCGCGTCGAGGGCGAAGACGTCTTCCGCAGCCTGCACGGCTTCAAGCGCCTGATCCTTCGCAACCTCGGCCTCACTCACCACCAGGGCCGCGGCGTTCGCTATTCCATGTATATGGGCGTTGATGTGGCCGACGGGCTGGACAGCGCAAAATCCCAGTCACGGATCAAGAACAACGTCTTCGCCACCGGATTTCTCGACGGCGCGCCGGCTTCGAGAGGCTGCTCGGCCAAAGGCAAGTTCTGGTCCATCTCGCCGGTACGCGATCTCACCGATTGGGTCGATTGGTGTCAGGACATCGGCCGCGCGGTGAACGATCCCGGCATCACAACGGACGGCGTGTTCAAGAGCGCGATGCGGCCGCGCCAGATCAGTGATCGCCCGGCGGTCCCGCCCGTGGCGATTCATTGGCCGGAATCGCTTCTGATGCAGATCGAAGACCGCATCGAAATCACCTTCGGTGACAAACCAGTCCTGTTCACCGAATGCGACATCGAACTGCTCGACAATGCGCGAACCGGGCCGCTGCGTTTTGCCGTGCGAAGCGACGACCAGTCCGCCGAGTTCGAGATCGTCTTTGCCGATGGCGGAGCGCGCTACCCCCAGCGCAGCGGCCCCAAAACGACAATAAAGGTCGGCAGCAAGATCCAGACGCTTTCGGAATCCTTCGCCGATGATGCGCCGCAGATCGACTTCGGTGACGGCTCCCTGCTGATCTACAGCCACCTCTATGCCCTGCCCGAAGGCGAGACGGTCCAGCCCTATCCGCCCGAGAAGATCGAAGTGTGGGACTGGTCGAAAACCAACATCCGCGCCGAAGCGCAGGGCGTCGCGAAGCGGGTTGATTCGGTCCAGCGGCTCGTCATCGAAACCTTGTTGGCCGACACCGAGCCCTATGACGTCATTTTCGACGACGACGGCAAAGGAGAAATCGCCGATGTGGTCGCGTTGCGCATCACCGACAGCGTCGTGTCGGTGACCTTGTTTCACTGCAAATATTCGAGCGCCGCAACGCCCGGCGCGCGGCTCAACGACCTCTACGAGGTGTGCGGACAAGCTCAGAAATCGGCGAGGTGGCGCGATCGGCCCAACCGGATGCTCCAGCACATGCTGAAGCGCGAACAGATGCGGCGCGACAGAGGGCTCAGCTCGCGGATCGAGCGGGGTTCGGCGGCCATGATCAAGAAGCTGAAAGCCGGCTGGCAGGACCATCGCTTCGAATACGACGTTCGCATCGTGCAGCCCGGTCTTTCCCGCCAAGCGATTGGCGAGGAGGGTCTGCACCTGCTTGCCGGCGTCGAGACATATCTGCTGGAGACCCGCGCCATGCGCCTGCGGATCATCGGAAGCAACTGA
- a CDS encoding UvrD-helicase domain-containing protein, which yields MTAVTKDLRDDAARRNAISVHDRSILVEAGAGSGKTAVMAGRIAVMLAEGIAPKSIAAVTFTELAASELLIRVRDFVSDLSAGQIPPELRIALLGGLSDTQKAHLAAASAAIDEITCSTIHGFCQRLIKPYPVEADIDPGASVMDRNQADLAFIEIVEAWLREQLSGGEGGIIAEMVLQNPGETVGLIHKIVANLRRRRTVSAPAVTPLTPHLQAFLAAADTFAEFIRTAPAVEEETATIAERFAEMAQALDDALVAETPAGLVRLLVSQPHRDLCTKSGAFSAYKKKGKWVDAAKREGLAKADGEGLNAVAEGHYVACCETWQTMLQNVASRVLADLIAQVQPVLHRFRDHKRSAALLDFDDLIFAARGLLRDHDDVRRALAARFAHVLVDEFQDTDPLQTEIFWRLCGEPSADGSTADWSAFQIRPGALFLVGDPKQAIYRFRGADVSAYVRARDAFLAQNPDSVLSISTNFRSCAPILTYVNERFETLLSSAGQPGFTALDPFHADRGEALCVAALDVAVADENGKATAEQQRDAEAEAVAEMCARLIGSEMILDRRSGASRVCRPGDIALLAPTGSDLWRYEEALERHGIPVATQAGKGLFRRQEIQDLIALTRVLADRRDTLALGALLRGPLVGLTEEELLDIIWTLPRSEDYPEALPRLDLGVDASGIEHALARTTIEKLQALYRRTNSTTPHDLLSQAVDVMQVRPILLERHRGQAERALANVDLYLSLTSAFPVRGLRAFAETMTAAWTDESRAVEGRPDAQEEAIALYTMHAAKGLEWPIVVPVNTMTGIMAPESAVTDRDSDIFYCPVFGVRPVGYDDARDAEKAELDRERIRLWYVAATRARELLVLPRLDAAPSKSAWISLLDLSLGELPALDLSHLPPDMGAAPTGQSNLQTREIFAAEAAAIADRHRRLTWLAPSRDETSAGPVVTPEAAEIWAASDPGQPHGEAALASIQGGRERGLILHKLLEEVLTGETPDDVASLTERAQVLIAAIDKPVVDDPAQGLSPAELAGCVARTLALPEIAELRPTLAPEFPVYASAFVDDLEQATAGIADAISFGPDGKPQVVIDWKSDVQPSPEIIEHYRAQVRNYLDMTGTERGLIVLVTSGEILTVMPSPVAAVAA from the coding sequence ATGACCGCTGTAACGAAAGACCTTCGCGATGACGCGGCCCGCCGCAACGCGATCAGCGTGCATGATCGCTCGATCCTGGTCGAGGCTGGCGCCGGGTCCGGCAAGACGGCTGTCATGGCCGGTCGCATCGCGGTCATGCTGGCCGAAGGCATCGCGCCCAAATCCATCGCGGCGGTGACGTTCACGGAACTGGCGGCCAGCGAGCTTCTGATCCGGGTGCGCGACTTCGTCAGCGACCTCTCCGCCGGACAAATTCCGCCCGAACTGCGGATCGCCTTGCTCGGCGGTCTGTCGGATACCCAGAAAGCCCATCTCGCGGCAGCGAGCGCCGCGATCGACGAGATCACTTGCTCGACCATCCACGGCTTCTGCCAGCGCCTGATTAAGCCCTATCCGGTCGAGGCTGATATCGATCCGGGCGCCAGTGTGATGGATCGCAATCAGGCCGACCTCGCCTTTATCGAGATCGTCGAAGCCTGGCTGCGGGAGCAACTCTCAGGTGGCGAAGGCGGCATCATCGCCGAAATGGTGCTTCAGAATCCCGGTGAGACCGTCGGGCTGATCCACAAGATCGTCGCGAACCTGCGCCGGCGTCGAACGGTGTCCGCCCCCGCGGTCACCCCGCTGACGCCGCACCTGCAAGCCTTCCTCGCCGCAGCGGACACCTTCGCCGAGTTCATTCGCACCGCGCCCGCAGTCGAGGAAGAAACAGCGACGATCGCCGAGCGGTTCGCCGAAATGGCGCAGGCCCTTGATGACGCTCTCGTTGCCGAAACGCCGGCCGGGCTGGTCCGCCTGCTGGTATCGCAGCCACACCGCGATCTTTGCACCAAGAGCGGAGCCTTCTCCGCATACAAGAAGAAGGGCAAATGGGTCGATGCGGCCAAGCGCGAGGGCTTGGCCAAGGCTGATGGCGAGGGCCTCAACGCGGTGGCCGAAGGCCATTATGTGGCGTGCTGCGAGACATGGCAGACCATGCTCCAGAATGTTGCCAGCCGTGTGCTCGCCGATCTGATCGCCCAGGTGCAGCCGGTTCTGCACCGCTTCCGCGACCACAAGCGTTCAGCGGCTCTGCTCGACTTCGACGACTTGATCTTCGCGGCGCGCGGCTTGCTGCGCGATCATGATGATGTTCGCCGGGCGCTGGCGGCGCGTTTCGCCCATGTCCTTGTCGATGAGTTTCAGGACACCGACCCGCTACAGACCGAGATCTTCTGGCGTCTCTGCGGCGAACCGTCCGCGGACGGCTCGACCGCCGACTGGTCAGCTTTTCAAATCCGTCCCGGCGCATTGTTCCTGGTCGGCGATCCCAAGCAGGCGATCTATCGGTTCCGCGGCGCTGACGTCAGCGCCTATGTGCGGGCACGTGATGCATTTCTCGCCCAGAATCCGGACAGCGTCCTGTCGATCTCGACCAACTTTCGCTCCTGCGCCCCCATCCTCACTTATGTGAACGAGCGCTTCGAGACGTTGCTGTCGAGCGCAGGGCAGCCGGGCTTCACCGCGCTCGACCCGTTCCACGCTGATCGCGGAGAGGCGCTGTGCGTCGCAGCCCTGGATGTCGCGGTCGCCGATGAGAACGGCAAAGCCACGGCCGAACAGCAGCGTGACGCCGAAGCCGAAGCGGTCGCCGAAATGTGCGCCCGCCTGATCGGCAGCGAGATGATCCTCGATCGCCGAAGCGGCGCCAGCCGGGTCTGCCGGCCGGGCGACATCGCCTTGCTCGCCCCTACCGGCAGCGATCTGTGGCGCTATGAAGAGGCGCTCGAACGGCACGGCATTCCGGTCGCGACCCAGGCGGGCAAGGGGCTGTTTCGCCGCCAGGAAATCCAGGACCTCATCGCCCTGACCCGCGTCCTCGCCGACCGGCGCGACACGCTCGCCCTGGGCGCACTGCTGCGAGGCCCGCTCGTCGGCCTGACCGAGGAAGAGCTTCTCGACATCATCTGGACGCTGCCGCGCTCCGAGGACTACCCGGAAGCGCTGCCCCGGCTCGATCTCGGTGTCGATGCCAGCGGCATCGAACACGCGCTTGCCCGGACGACCATCGAGAAGCTGCAAGCGCTCTACCGCCGGACCAACAGCACCACGCCGCACGACCTCCTGTCGCAAGCGGTCGACGTGATGCAGGTACGCCCGATCCTGCTCGAACGGCACCGGGGACAGGCGGAACGCGCACTGGCCAACGTCGATCTCTATCTGAGCCTGACGTCCGCCTTTCCGGTTCGGGGTCTTCGCGCCTTTGCCGAGACCATGACGGCGGCCTGGACCGACGAATCGCGTGCCGTCGAAGGACGACCCGACGCGCAAGAAGAAGCCATCGCCCTCTACACCATGCACGCCGCCAAGGGCCTGGAATGGCCGATCGTCGTGCCCGTCAATACGATGACGGGGATCATGGCGCCAGAAAGCGCCGTGACCGATCGCGACAGCGACATCTTCTATTGCCCGGTCTTTGGCGTCCGGCCGGTCGGGTATGACGACGCCCGCGACGCGGAAAAGGCCGAGCTCGACCGCGAACGCATCCGGCTCTGGTATGTCGCGGCCACCCGGGCGCGCGAGCTGCTTGTCCTGCCTCGGCTTGACGCCGCGCCGTCGAAATCGGCCTGGATCTCCCTTCTCGATCTGTCGCTCGGCGAGCTTCCGGCGCTCGATCTGTCACATCTCCCGCCGGACATGGGGGCAGCACCGACCGGCCAGAGCAACCTGCAGACACGGGAGATTTTTGCGGCCGAAGCCGCTGCCATCGCAGACCGTCATCGTCGCCTGACCTGGCTAGCGCCGAGCCGCGACGAAACCAGTGCCGGGCCTGTTGTGACCCCCGAAGCGGCAGAAATCTGGGCAGCAAGCGACCCTGGTCAGCCTCATGGCGAAGCCGCCCTCGCTAGCATCCAGGGCGGACGCGAACGTGGTCTCATCCTGCACAAGCTTCTCGAGGAGGTTCTGACCGGCGAAACGCCCGACGATGTGGCGTCTCTGACCGAACGCGCGCAGGTGCTCATTGCCGCGATCGACAAGCCGGTGGTTGATGATCCCGCCCAAGGGCTTTCGCCGGCCGAGCTCGCGGGCTGTGTGGCGCGCACCCTCGCCTTGCCCGAAATCGCCGAGCTTCGGCCTACCCTTGCGCCAGAGTTTCCGGTCTACGCCTCGGCGTTTGTCGACGACCTTGAACAGGCGACCGCAGGCATCGCGGACGCCATCAGCTTTGGGCCTGATGGAAAACCGCAGGTCGTCATCGACTGGAAGAGCGATGTTCAACCGAGCCCAGAGATCATCGAGCATTACCGCGCCCAGGTCCGGAATTATCTGGATATGACCGGGACCGAACGGGGGCTGATCGTCCTCGTGACGTCGGGCGAAATCCTCACGGTTATGCCTTCGCCAGTCGCCGCGGTCGCGGCGTAG
- a CDS encoding PD-(D/E)XK nuclease family protein, producing the protein MREHRLAAARERQHGLQIMSFEQLAVRLAGGFARPIDDESLRAAIQAVLPSTPLGELESIKLLPGMVDASADTLHKAWRAGIDLAARAGDHPRLDSIARLETAVLAQLPPGMMRPADLVAAASLRLGHAKAVLGPVEIVGITELSPCWRPLLQALTTHIAVIWTAGPRPTPAWLQGTGVTINRTGPRTPAINAVSAATAYHEAIEAVRWARSLLASGEAQPAEIAIAGASTAEYDDHFLSLHADANLDLHFVHGIKVTTTRDGQAAAALADILIRGLSQTRMRRLAALCGSETGPFQTLPPGWMRILPSDAPLASAAAWTRLLDRLTPADWPDAQDHAATLRGIVALLAKGHTAAEEIGAALLSGRALAIWRNVLLAGPSGSLDATLETLKQDDGLEACVSVAWMPASALAASPRRFVRLVGLNSARWPRGISEDRLISDHIIPTVELDPLPVGAADRRDFETILATTEHQVILSRSRRDSEGRLLGRSSLLGDHAGETYIRRNAVPLHAFSETDRLMARPQEFAHEPQAISATACWRNWHRKEITPHDGLVRADHPLLLAILARTQSASSLKLLLRSPLGFLWKYGMHLRMPESGTDPLVLDALGMGDLVHMTLDLALQKLEAAGGLAKADVNQIAAAVQNAAVEVSGVWESERAIPPAVIWHRTLDEARLLTSRALTYGDERLPDARSYGEVAFGGVSAKSAADSPWDSATVVEIPDAGFRIAGYIDRLDISGDGKRALVRDYKTGRPPKDNIGLDGGRELQRCLYAFAVKALLGADVSISASLLYPRDQIDLQLDDPEATLVEITGYLQAARINLTAGNALIGPDTGGTYDDLAFALPANAGATYCKRKLSAATELFGDAAHVWEAQ; encoded by the coding sequence ATGCGCGAGCATCGACTCGCCGCCGCGCGGGAACGCCAGCACGGCCTTCAGATCATGTCGTTCGAACAATTGGCGGTTCGCCTCGCTGGCGGATTCGCCAGGCCGATCGACGATGAGAGTTTGCGCGCCGCGATCCAGGCGGTCTTGCCGTCCACCCCGCTCGGCGAATTGGAAAGCATCAAACTGCTTCCCGGGATGGTCGATGCGTCGGCAGACACCCTTCACAAGGCCTGGCGCGCGGGGATCGACCTGGCGGCGCGCGCAGGGGACCATCCCCGCCTCGACTCCATCGCGCGGCTTGAAACCGCGGTGCTGGCGCAACTGCCGCCAGGGATGATGCGCCCGGCCGATCTCGTCGCTGCGGCCAGTCTGCGCCTTGGTCATGCCAAGGCGGTGCTCGGTCCGGTCGAGATCGTCGGGATCACCGAGCTTTCGCCCTGCTGGCGTCCGCTCCTTCAGGCGCTGACCACCCATATCGCGGTGATCTGGACGGCGGGTCCCCGTCCCACGCCCGCTTGGCTCCAAGGAACCGGTGTGACCATCAACCGGACGGGTCCCCGAACGCCCGCCATCAACGCCGTCAGCGCGGCCACGGCCTATCATGAGGCCATTGAAGCCGTCCGCTGGGCGCGAAGCCTGTTGGCCTCCGGCGAGGCCCAGCCGGCAGAGATCGCCATCGCAGGCGCCTCGACGGCCGAATATGACGACCATTTCCTCTCACTTCACGCCGACGCCAATCTCGATCTGCACTTCGTTCACGGGATCAAGGTTACGACAACGCGGGACGGCCAAGCCGCCGCCGCGCTCGCCGACATCCTCATCCGAGGTCTGTCGCAGACCCGTATGCGCCGTCTGGCTGCGCTTTGCGGATCAGAAACAGGCCCGTTCCAGACCTTGCCCCCAGGTTGGATGCGCATCCTTCCGTCGGACGCACCGCTGGCATCTGCCGCTGCCTGGACGCGCTTGCTCGATCGCCTGACGCCGGCTGACTGGCCCGACGCACAGGATCACGCTGCGACGCTGCGCGGCATCGTCGCGCTCCTCGCCAAGGGCCACACCGCCGCCGAGGAAATCGGCGCGGCGCTTCTCAGCGGTCGAGCGCTGGCGATCTGGCGCAATGTACTGTTGGCCGGTCCCTCCGGATCGCTAGACGCGACCCTCGAAACCTTGAAACAGGATGACGGCCTCGAGGCCTGCGTCTCCGTCGCCTGGATGCCGGCCAGCGCATTGGCTGCGTCGCCGCGCCGGTTCGTTCGGCTCGTCGGTCTCAACTCGGCGCGTTGGCCGCGCGGCATTTCGGAAGATCGCCTGATCTCCGACCACATCATTCCGACCGTCGAGCTCGATCCGCTCCCGGTCGGCGCGGCCGACCGGCGGGATTTCGAAACCATTCTCGCGACGACCGAGCACCAGGTCATTCTGTCGCGGTCTCGCCGCGACAGCGAGGGCAGACTTCTCGGGCGCAGCTCTCTGCTCGGCGATCACGCCGGCGAGACCTACATCCGCCGCAACGCGGTCCCGCTCCATGCTTTCAGTGAAACCGACCGGCTGATGGCGCGTCCGCAAGAGTTTGCGCATGAACCGCAGGCGATCAGTGCGACGGCCTGCTGGCGCAACTGGCACCGCAAGGAGATCACGCCGCACGACGGGCTGGTTCGGGCGGACCATCCTCTCCTGCTGGCCATCTTGGCCCGAACTCAGTCGGCCAGTTCGCTCAAGCTCCTTCTACGAAGCCCGCTCGGCTTCCTCTGGAAATACGGGATGCACTTGCGGATGCCCGAGAGCGGGACCGATCCCCTGGTTCTCGATGCGCTCGGCATGGGCGACCTCGTCCACATGACGCTCGACCTCGCGCTCCAGAAGCTGGAAGCCGCAGGCGGCCTCGCCAAGGCCGACGTAAACCAGATCGCAGCGGCGGTGCAGAACGCTGCCGTCGAGGTTTCGGGTGTCTGGGAAAGCGAACGCGCCATCCCGCCCGCTGTCATCTGGCACCGGACGCTGGACGAAGCGCGCCTGCTCACCAGCCGCGCGCTGACTTATGGTGATGAGCGCCTGCCGGACGCCCGGTCATATGGCGAAGTGGCGTTTGGTGGGGTTAGCGCCAAATCGGCTGCCGACAGCCCGTGGGATTCGGCAACGGTCGTCGAAATCCCCGACGCCGGGTTTCGCATCGCCGGCTACATCGATCGTCTCGACATCTCAGGCGATGGCAAGCGCGCCCTGGTCCGCGACTACAAGACCGGCAGACCACCCAAGGACAACATCGGCCTGGATGGTGGCCGGGAATTGCAGCGCTGCCTCTACGCCTTCGCCGTAAAGGCGTTGCTGGGCGCGGATGTCTCGATCAGCGCGTCCCTGCTCTACCCGCGCGACCAAATCGATCTGCAACTCGACGATCCCGAAGCCACGCTGGTCGAGATCACCGGATATCTGCAGGCGGCGCGCATCAATCTGACGGCCGGCAACGCCCTCATCGGACCGGATACCGGCGGGACCTACGACGACCTGGCTTTCGCGCTGCCGGCGAACGCGGGCGCCACCTATTGCAAGCGCAAGCTCTCGGCCGCGACCGAACTGTTTGGCGACGCCGCACATGTCTGGGAGGCGCAGTAA